A part of Miscanthus floridulus cultivar M001 chromosome 6, ASM1932011v1, whole genome shotgun sequence genomic DNA contains:
- the LOC136457078 gene encoding psbP domain-containing protein 7, chloroplastic-like yields the protein MDTAAVARHHHQHGQQRGAERWRGRGRRGGSGSGIRCSSPAQEFASLAAVFRRRLVVGATTAAAAAVGANFGGVTSFLLSLSPELGRSLRLDVLYPVGGFTRCLDSDNGFEFIYPSSWVGDQTLLYREVKKAELQRSLDPPPLPNGKSPRNISEPVAAFGPPGSSGELNVSVIVSPVPRDFSIEAFGSPKDVGEVVLRRIARTRRSPDINATLIDAALREDADNVKYYKLEFRVESPSFQRHNVAVCCARDGKLYTMNAQAPESAWKAVQKEFFAMADSFSLVNDA from the exons ATGGACACGGCGGCCGTGGCGAGGCACCACCACCAGCACGGCCAGCAGCGGGGTGCGGAGCggtggcgggggcgggggcggcgcggcgggagcgggagcgggatacggtgctcgtcgccggcgcagGAGTTCGCGTCGCTGGCCGCGGTGTTCCGGCGGAGGCTGGTGGTCGGGGCCACCacagcggcggccgcggcggtgggggcCAACTTCGGCGGCGTCACCAGCTTCCTGCTGAGCCTGTCGCCGGAGCTCGGCCGCTCGCTCCGCCTCGACGTGCTCTACCCCGTCGGCGGCTTCACGCGCTGCCTCGACTCCGACAATGGGTTCG AATTCATCTATCCATCAAGTTGGGTTGGAGATCAGACTCTACTGTACAGAGAAGTGAAAAAGGCAGAATTGCAAAGATCACTAGACCCACCACCGCTGCCAAATGGAAAATCACCTCGGAACATCAGTGAACCTGTGGCAGCTTTTGGCCCCCCTGGATCCAGTGGGGAGCTCAACGTCAGTGTCATTGTCTCACCTGTACCACGAGACTTCTC GATTGAGGCTTTTGGTAGTCCAAAAGATGTGGGGGAAGTGGTGCTCAGAAGGATTGCAAGGACAAGGCGAAGCCCAGATATCAATGCTACTCTTATCGATGCCGCCTTGAGAGAAGATGCAGACAATGTGAAATACTACAAGCTGGAGTTCCGAGTTGAAAGCCCTTCTTTCCAACGACACAATGTTGCGGTCTGCTGTGCCAGGGACGGGAAGCTTTACACCATGAACGCACAAGCACCAGAATCGGCATGGAAAGCAGTTCAGAAGGAGTTCTTTGCAATGGCGGATTCCTTCAGCTTAGTGAACGATGCTTGA
- the LOC136457077 gene encoding probable esterase PIR7A — protein sequence MTFSSGTSRILTIMSPSYITGMIHLFLPSKCSCEPGPDHTNRRAETPMETESGKKQHHFVLVHGVCHGAWCWYKVATLLSSAGHRVTALDMAACGASPGRAEEVPSFEEYSRPLLAAVAGLAPEEKAVLVGHSFGGLSLALAMEQCPDRVAVVVFVSALMPAAGKPMAFVFEQLSQEEQPADRYMDCKFETSVAGDPQHPVETFRFGPQYLKQRLYQLSPPEDLTLAMAMVRPSQRFRDDTTMNGNVLTAERYGAVRRVCVVAKDDASVPAGFRGRMASLNPGTEVRGLQGADHMPMLSKPRELSKLLMEIADKYII from the exons ATGACGTTTTCCAGTGGCACATCTAGAATTCTCACCATAATGTCTCCTAGTTACATAACAGGGATGATTCACCTCTTCCTCCCATCGAAGTGTTCTTGCGAGCCAGGTCCTGATCACACCAACCGCAGAGCAGAGACGCCCATGGAGactgagagcggcaagaagcagcACCACTTCGTGCTGGTGCACGGCGTCTGCCACGGCGCGTGGTGCTGGTACAAGGTGGCCACCCTCCTGTCATCCGCGGGCCACCGTGTCACGGCGCTGGACATGGCCGCGTGCGGCGCCAGCCCCGGGCGCGCCGAGGAGGTGCCGTCCTTCGAGGAGTACAGCCGGCCGCTCCTGGCCGCGGTGGCAGGCCTGGCGCCCGAGGAGAAGGCGGTCCTCGTCGGCCACAGCTTCGGCGGGCTGAGCCTCGCGCTCGCCATGGAGCAGTGCCCGGACAGGGTCGCCGTCGTCGTGTTCGTCTCGGCCCTCATGCCCGCCGCTGGGAAGCCGATGGCGTTCGTCTTCGAGCAG CTTTCTCAAGAAGAGCAGCCAGCGGATCGCTACATGGACTGCAAATTTGAAACCAGCGTCGCCGGCGACCCCCAGCATCCCGTGGAGACATTTCGGTTCGGGCCACAGTACCTGAAGCAGAGACTGTACCAGCTCAGCCCTCCCGAG GACCTGACCCTGGCAATGGCGATGGTAAGGCCGTCACAGCGGTTCCGAGACGACACGACGATGAATGGGAACGTCCTGACGGCAGAGCGGTACGGCGCCGTGAGGCGGGTGTGCGTCGTCGCCAAGGACGACGCGTCGGTGCCGGCAGGCTTCCGGGGGCGGATGGCGTCGCTGAACCCCGGCACGGAGGTGAGAGGGTTGCAGGGAGCTGATCATATGCCCATGCTCTCAAAGCCAAGGGAGCTGTCAAAACTTCTCATGGAGATAGCCGACAAGTACATCATATAA